In Synechococcus sp. CB0101, a genomic segment contains:
- the psbD gene encoding photosystem II D2 protein (photosystem q(a) protein) — MTIAVGRAPQRGWFDVLDDWLKRDRFVFVGWSGLLLFPTAYLALGGWLTGTTFVTSWYTHGIASSYLEGCNFLTAAVSSPADAMGHSLLLLWGPEAQGDFVRWCQLGGLWTFVALHGAFSLIGFMLRQFEIARLVGIRPYNAIAFSGPIAVFVSVFLMYPLGQSSWFFAPSFGVAAIFRFLLFLQGFHNWTLNPFHMMGVAGILGGALLCAIHGATVENTLFEDSDQANTFKAFEPTQEEETYSMVTANRFWSQIFGIAFSNKRWLHFFMLFVPVMGLWTSSIGIIGLALNLRAYDFVSQEIRAAEDPEFETFYTKNILLNEGLRAWMAPADQPHENFVFPEEVLPRGNAL; from the coding sequence ATGACGATCGCTGTAGGGCGCGCGCCGCAGCGGGGATGGTTTGACGTCCTCGATGACTGGCTCAAGCGCGACCGCTTCGTTTTTGTCGGGTGGTCGGGTCTGCTCCTGTTCCCCACCGCCTACCTGGCGCTGGGTGGCTGGCTGACCGGCACCACCTTTGTCACCTCCTGGTACACCCACGGCATTGCCAGCTCCTATCTGGAGGGCTGCAACTTCCTCACCGCTGCGGTGAGCAGCCCGGCTGATGCCATGGGCCATTCCCTTCTTCTGCTCTGGGGCCCTGAAGCCCAGGGCGACTTCGTGCGCTGGTGCCAGCTCGGCGGTCTGTGGACCTTCGTGGCCCTGCACGGTGCCTTCTCCCTGATCGGCTTCATGCTGCGTCAGTTCGAGATCGCCCGTCTGGTGGGCATCCGCCCCTACAACGCCATCGCCTTCTCCGGCCCGATTGCGGTGTTCGTCAGCGTCTTCCTGATGTACCCCCTCGGCCAAAGCAGCTGGTTCTTTGCACCCAGCTTTGGCGTGGCAGCGATCTTCCGCTTCCTCCTCTTCCTGCAGGGCTTCCACAACTGGACCCTGAACCCCTTCCACATGATGGGCGTGGCCGGCATCCTCGGCGGCGCGCTGCTGTGTGCCATTCACGGCGCCACCGTGGAGAACACCCTGTTCGAAGACTCCGATCAGGCGAACACCTTCAAGGCGTTCGAGCCCACCCAGGAAGAAGAGACCTATTCGATGGTGACCGCCAACCGCTTCTGGAGCCAGATCTTCGGGATCGCGTTCTCCAACAAGCGTTGGCTGCACTTCTTCATGCTGTTCGTGCCGGTGATGGGTCTGTGGACCAGCAGCATCGGCATCATCGGCCTGGCCCTCAACCTGCGTGCCTACGACTTCGTGTCGCAGGAAATCCGCGCTGCTGAGGATCCTGAATTCGAGACCTTCTACACGAAGAACATTCTTCTGAACGAAGGTCTGCGTGCCTGGATGGCACCGGCTGACCAGCCGCACGAAAACTTCGTCTTCCCTGAAGAGGTTCTGCCCCGCGGCAACGCTCTCTGA